A stretch of Halocalculus aciditolerans DNA encodes these proteins:
- the hflX gene encoding GTPase HflX, with protein sequence MTGKSLTRAVVAKRVDSGEPDTGEVRDLARAAGYDVAGVVTQSRKADPALQLGEGKVEELARVVADTGAKTVVFDNRLGPYQTYNLGQKLPEGTEVIDRFRLILDIFGQRAQTRKAQLQVELAELRYELPRAEAKTSLAKRDERPGFMGLGEYDESREQDIKAQISRIRDELADIEQTEQQRRERRHESGFDLVALAGYTNAGKSTLLRQLAADMDVDENEDLHPDLDTTAESEDRLFTTLGTTTRRMEMERREILLTDTVGFISDLPHWLVESFKSTLDSVYQADLVLLVVDATEDIADIHEKLVTCHDTLYERNEAPIVTVLNKVDAVSDAELEEKREALSALAPDPIAVSGMEAVNLDALRERIDDGLPERRRERLVLPMTDDTMSVVSWVHDHAHVRDVSYTDEEVVVDFEARPSIVDKTRAKASSLAEA encoded by the coding sequence GTGACAGGGAAAAGTCTCACGCGTGCGGTGGTGGCGAAGCGAGTGGATTCCGGGGAGCCGGATACGGGCGAGGTTCGCGACCTCGCTCGGGCGGCGGGCTACGACGTCGCGGGCGTCGTGACGCAGTCGCGGAAGGCGGACCCGGCGCTCCAGCTCGGCGAGGGGAAAGTCGAGGAGCTCGCGCGCGTCGTCGCCGACACGGGCGCGAAGACGGTCGTCTTCGACAATCGCCTCGGCCCCTATCAGACCTACAACCTCGGGCAGAAGCTCCCGGAGGGGACGGAGGTCATCGACCGGTTCCGTCTCATCCTCGATATCTTCGGGCAGCGCGCGCAGACGCGGAAGGCGCAGCTACAGGTCGAGTTGGCGGAGCTCCGGTACGAGTTGCCGCGCGCGGAGGCGAAGACGAGCCTCGCGAAGCGCGACGAGCGCCCGGGCTTCATGGGTCTCGGGGAGTACGACGAGAGCCGCGAGCAGGACATCAAGGCCCAGATTTCGCGGATTCGCGACGAGCTCGCGGACATCGAGCAGACGGAGCAACAGCGCCGCGAGCGCCGCCACGAGTCCGGGTTCGACCTCGTCGCGCTCGCGGGCTACACGAACGCCGGGAAATCGACGCTACTCCGGCAGCTCGCCGCGGACATGGACGTCGACGAGAACGAGGACCTCCACCCAGACCTCGACACGACCGCGGAGTCCGAGGACCGCTTGTTCACGACGCTCGGGACGACGACGCGGCGGATGGAGATGGAGCGGCGCGAAATCCTCCTCACCGACACGGTCGGGTTCATCTCCGACCTCCCGCACTGGCTCGTCGAGTCCTTCAAGTCCACATTGGACTCCGTCTATCAGGCGGACCTCGTGCTCCTCGTCGTCGACGCCACGGAGGACATCGCGGACATCCACGAGAAGCTCGTGACGTGTCACGACACGCTCTACGAGCGCAACGAAGCCCCCATCGTCACGGTGCTGAACAAGGTCGACGCCGTGAGCGACGCGGAGCTCGAAGAGAAGCGGGAGGCGCTCTCCGCGCTCGCCCCCGACCCCATCGCCGTCTCCGGGATGGAGGCCGTCAACCTCGACGCGCTCCGCGAGCGCATCGACGACGGCCTCCCCGAGCGCCGCCGCGAACGCCTCGTCCTCCCGATGACGGACGACACGATGAGCGTCGTCTCCTGGGTGCACGACCACGCGCACGTCCGCGACGTCTCCTACACCGACGAGGAGGTCGTCGTCGACTTCGAAGCCCGCCCGAGCATCGTCGATAAGACCCGCGCGAAGGCGAGTTCGCTCGCCGAGGCCTGA
- a CDS encoding outer membrane protein assembly factor BamB family protein — protein sequence MTDTAATRRGALALFGGLALSGCSSTGVPSTRTRTTAPNVRECDTTVAATDWPSFQRDAANTGRTSVSVPDSGPTATETVADSGVETAPVAVGGTLVGGTSTGVKAVPIGSHGANWTVETDSVVHAAPAFGCGCVVAATTRATHVLDAEDGTERSQFDAGSGDAPPIVRDDVLYVADGPTAYSLRDGTRRWRSDAIEGVVSGVAVAGNRVFVTTASNANGDVVALDVADGGERWRYTDIGAVQTVPAVADTVVYVTEATGTLHAIDAETGERRWTRLVDGSFPPAPTVGSERVYVSGGNATGTHAFTTDGERAWTRDLGKSWTPSVRAADALLVPTANEGVYALDPVSGDTIWRDGREGAESGVAVTDAGVSITNSAGAVVRLAF from the coding sequence GTGACCGACACGGCCGCGACGCGCCGCGGCGCGCTGGCGCTCTTCGGAGGTCTCGCGCTCTCCGGCTGCTCGTCTACAGGCGTCCCGTCGACCCGGACGAGAACGACCGCACCGAACGTCCGCGAGTGCGACACCACCGTCGCGGCGACCGACTGGCCGTCGTTCCAGCGTGACGCCGCGAACACCGGGCGCACGAGCGTCTCCGTCCCCGACAGCGGGCCGACTGCCACCGAGACAGTCGCCGACAGCGGGGTAGAGACCGCGCCGGTCGCCGTCGGCGGCACCCTCGTCGGCGGCACGTCGACCGGAGTAAAAGCTGTCCCCATCGGGAGCCACGGAGCGAACTGGACGGTCGAGACGGACAGCGTTGTGCACGCGGCACCCGCGTTCGGCTGCGGATGCGTCGTTGCGGCGACCACCCGAGCCACGCACGTCCTTGACGCTGAGGACGGTACCGAACGCAGCCAGTTCGACGCGGGAAGCGGTGACGCACCCCCGATCGTCCGGGACGACGTGCTCTACGTCGCCGACGGGCCGACAGCGTACTCGCTCCGCGACGGAACGCGGCGGTGGCGGTCCGACGCCATCGAGGGTGTCGTCTCCGGCGTCGCGGTCGCGGGAAATCGAGTCTTCGTGACGACCGCTTCAAACGCGAACGGCGACGTCGTCGCGCTCGACGTCGCGGACGGCGGTGAACGCTGGCGGTACACCGACATCGGTGCTGTCCAGACCGTCCCCGCCGTCGCCGACACCGTCGTCTACGTCACCGAGGCGACGGGGACGCTCCATGCCATCGACGCCGAGACGGGCGAGCGGCGGTGGACGCGGCTCGTCGACGGATCCTTCCCGCCGGCACCGACCGTCGGGAGTGAACGCGTCTACGTCTCCGGTGGGAACGCGACCGGCACCCACGCCTTCACAACCGACGGAGAGCGAGCCTGGACTCGCGACCTCGGGAAGTCGTGGACACCGTCCGTCCGCGCGGCCGATGCACTTCTCGTCCCGACCGCGAACGAGGGTGTGTACGCGCTCGACCCGGTGAGTGGAGACACAATCTGGCGCGACGGTCGAGAGGGCGCAGAGAGTGGCGTCGCAGTCACCGACGCGGGCGTCTCCATCACGAACTCGGCCGGCGCGGTGGTTCGACTCGCCTTCTGA
- a CDS encoding HAD family hydrolase, translated as MTGYDAVLFDNDGVLVTPPRYESQSGATRAAFEAVGVEDARDEHVDAVVDGVSSAELRELCAGYDLDPAVFWAARERRDQQSQFADFEAGERDAYADLAAVRSLSVPTGVVSNNHHSTVEYVLDRFGLHDTVDTYYGREKTVDALDRKKPNTHYLDRALADLDPSSALYVGDRESDVRAAHAAGLDSAFVRRDHNADVVLGVDPTHELDTLHDLRRLIE; from the coding sequence GTGACTGGCTACGATGCGGTGCTCTTCGACAACGATGGGGTGTTGGTGACGCCGCCGCGGTACGAGTCGCAGTCGGGGGCGACGCGGGCGGCGTTCGAGGCGGTCGGCGTCGAGGACGCGCGTGACGAGCACGTCGACGCCGTCGTGGACGGGGTGTCGAGCGCGGAGCTCCGCGAGCTCTGTGCGGGCTACGACCTCGACCCGGCGGTGTTCTGGGCGGCGCGCGAGCGCCGCGACCAGCAGTCCCAGTTCGCGGATTTCGAGGCGGGCGAGCGGGACGCCTACGCGGACCTCGCGGCCGTTCGCTCGCTTTCGGTTCCGACGGGAGTGGTGAGTAACAACCACCATTCGACCGTCGAGTACGTCCTCGACCGGTTCGGCCTGCACGACACCGTCGACACCTACTACGGTCGGGAGAAGACGGTCGACGCGCTCGACCGGAAGAAGCCGAACACGCACTATCTCGACCGCGCGCTCGCGGACCTCGACCCGTCGAGCGCGCTCTACGTCGGCGACCGCGAGAGCGACGTGCGCGCTGCGCACGCCGCCGGTCTCGACTCGGCGTTCGTCCGCCGCGACCACAACGCCGACGTCGTCCTCGGTGTCGACCCGACGCACGAACTCGACACGCTCCACGACCTCCGGCGTCTGATCGAGTAG
- a CDS encoding aldo/keto reductase, whose protein sequence is MEQALRLGLGTSGNDDAAECAETVKTALELGYRHVDTAQMYDNEAAVGDGVARADVPRKDVFLATKIHPDNLAYDDVIESAAASLDRLGVDSVDLLYVHWPTGAYDPEETLPAFDELYADGKTRHVGVSNFTTDLLDEARDVLDAPVFANQVELHPYLQQHALRAYGREHNIPLVAYAPLGRRELLDDPIIGSVAEKHAVSPARVILAWHLSLDTVAPIPKATSDAHLRDNYAAHDLSLDAEDYERLLELDRGERFFDPDDAPWR, encoded by the coding sequence ATGGAGCAGGCGCTGCGGCTCGGCCTCGGGACGTCCGGAAACGACGACGCGGCGGAGTGCGCGGAGACCGTGAAGACCGCGCTCGAACTCGGCTACCGGCACGTCGACACCGCGCAGATGTACGACAACGAGGCGGCCGTCGGCGACGGCGTCGCCCGCGCCGACGTCCCCCGCAAGGACGTCTTCCTCGCGACGAAGATTCACCCCGACAACCTCGCGTACGACGACGTCATCGAGAGCGCCGCGGCGAGCCTCGACCGCCTCGGCGTCGACTCCGTCGACCTCCTCTACGTCCACTGGCCGACGGGCGCGTACGACCCGGAGGAGACGCTCCCGGCGTTCGACGAGCTCTACGCGGACGGGAAGACCCGGCACGTCGGCGTCTCGAACTTCACGACGGACCTCCTCGACGAAGCGCGGGACGTCCTCGACGCGCCCGTGTTCGCGAATCAGGTCGAACTCCACCCCTACCTCCAGCAGCACGCCCTCCGCGCGTACGGCCGCGAGCACAACATTCCGCTCGTCGCGTACGCCCCGCTCGGCCGCCGCGAACTCCTCGACGACCCCATCATCGGGAGCGTCGCCGAGAAACACGCCGTCAGCCCCGCCCGCGTCATCCTCGCCTGGCACCTCTCCCTCGACACCGTCGCCCCCATCCCGAAAGCGACGAGCGACGCGCACCTCCGCGACAACTACGCCGCCCACGACCTCTCCCTCGACGCCGAAGACTACGAGCGCCTCCTCGAACTCGACCGCGGCGAGCGGTTCTTCGACCCCGACGACGCCCCCTGGCGGTAG
- a CDS encoding Rpp14/Pop5 family protein: MKHLPKHVRPRWRYLAVGIETRPDAELSRHGFQRALWYAAGNLLGDPGSADADLRLLSFDSDGGSGEAVVRVRRDEVASGRAALACVDTVDDTPVRVRVRGISGTVRTAEEKYLGRAAERSVEEDVVFQGQSYRAVRRDGVVDLAGDGQHVGATASDLE; the protein is encoded by the coding sequence GTGAAGCACCTCCCGAAGCACGTCCGGCCGCGCTGGCGGTATCTCGCCGTCGGCATCGAAACCCGGCCGGACGCCGAGCTCTCCCGGCACGGCTTCCAGCGCGCCCTCTGGTACGCCGCCGGGAACCTGCTCGGCGACCCCGGCTCCGCGGACGCCGACCTCCGCTTGCTCTCCTTCGACTCCGACGGGGGGAGCGGGGAGGCGGTCGTTCGCGTTCGCCGCGACGAAGTGGCGTCCGGGCGGGCCGCCCTCGCGTGCGTCGACACCGTCGACGACACCCCCGTGCGCGTCCGCGTTCGAGGGATTTCGGGGACGGTGCGGACTGCGGAAGAAAAGTATTTAGGACGCGCGGCGGAACGTTCAGTCGAAGAAGACGTCGTGTTCCAGGGCCAGTCCTACCGCGCCGTTCGTCGCGACGGCGTTGTCGATCTCGCGGGGGACGGCCAACACGTGGGCGCGACGGCGTCTGACCTAGAGTGA
- a CDS encoding DUF1405 domain-containing protein, with amino-acid sequence MRTFVPQRVADIYLEQEGSRALLILANCLAILVGINFYLSQLLANRNVVLWPVIADSPLSVAWMTFSLFALSGAGALASYRNSWFHDLVDTLAFVSLFKYGMWTVFTLNYFFFSYYPDLWSYFGILFAHVVMVGEAFLLPYYANTSKPILAVALGWLLLGDVADYAFGLYPHLRVESLGVLPEVTVFLSFASVALAWYCLDEA; translated from the coding sequence ATGCGGACGTTCGTCCCCCAGCGCGTCGCCGACATCTACTTAGAACAGGAGGGCTCTCGCGCGCTCCTGATTCTCGCGAACTGCCTCGCCATCCTCGTCGGCATCAACTTCTACCTCTCCCAGCTCCTCGCTAACCGAAACGTCGTCCTCTGGCCGGTCATCGCCGACAGCCCGCTCTCCGTCGCGTGGATGACGTTCAGCCTCTTCGCGCTCTCCGGCGCGGGCGCGCTCGCGAGCTATCGGAACTCGTGGTTCCACGACCTCGTCGACACGCTCGCGTTCGTCAGCCTCTTCAAGTACGGGATGTGGACGGTCTTCACGCTCAACTACTTCTTCTTCTCCTACTACCCCGACCTCTGGAGTTACTTCGGCATCCTCTTCGCCCACGTCGTCATGGTCGGCGAGGCCTTCCTCCTCCCCTACTACGCGAACACCTCGAAACCGATCCTCGCTGTCGCCCTCGGCTGGCTCCTCCTCGGCGACGTCGCCGACTACGCCTTCGGCCTCTACCCCCACCTCCGCGTCGAAAGTTTGGGGGTTCTCCCCGAGGTAACGGTCTTCCTCTCGTTCGCCTCCGTCGCCCTCGCCTGGTACTGCCTCGACGAGGCGTAA
- a CDS encoding sensor histidine kinase — protein MAAPADTLLVLVDRPRDRELLAERLRPRHDVRAPSPRTFGSVSGDVALVLVDAQNATRHRSALAAWSTETRVFSPVLLFLGDDERADDDVWRFVTDVIRTPVRRRELDARVETLLRHRRATVALREREAELADQATRLDQFASTVAHDLRNPLNAAMGWLDTARETDDTAAFERVDAAHERMLTLIEDVLELARQGDLVGDLEPVSLDRVVRASWSDVATPDATLTLTDDAADATLLADFDRLYELLGNLFRNAVQHAGSDVTVTVGALDDTSHDGASTTGFYVADDGPGLTEEVRARLFQPGARGGPNAGTGYGLSIVAAIADAHGWTVDATEGDAGGARFEIRGVERPPENTEAQ, from the coding sequence ATGGCTGCGCCGGCAGACACGCTGCTCGTCCTCGTCGATCGGCCCCGCGACCGCGAGCTCCTCGCCGAGCGACTGCGGCCGAGACACGACGTCCGAGCGCCGTCGCCGCGGACCTTCGGGAGCGTGTCGGGCGACGTCGCGCTCGTCCTCGTCGACGCGCAGAACGCGACGCGTCACCGGAGCGCGCTCGCCGCGTGGTCGACGGAGACGCGCGTGTTCTCGCCGGTCCTCCTCTTCCTCGGGGACGACGAGCGCGCCGACGACGACGTCTGGCGGTTCGTCACGGACGTCATCCGGACGCCGGTGCGCCGCCGCGAACTCGACGCGCGCGTCGAGACGCTGCTCCGCCACCGCCGCGCGACCGTCGCGCTCCGCGAACGCGAAGCCGAACTCGCCGACCAGGCGACGCGCCTCGACCAGTTCGCCAGCACCGTCGCTCACGACCTCCGCAACCCGCTGAACGCCGCTATGGGCTGGCTGGACACCGCACGGGAGACCGACGATACCGCCGCCTTCGAGCGAGTGGACGCCGCCCACGAGCGCATGCTGACGCTCATCGAGGACGTCCTCGAACTCGCCCGGCAGGGCGACCTCGTCGGCGACCTCGAACCCGTCTCCTTGGACCGCGTCGTCCGCGCGTCGTGGTCGGACGTCGCCACCCCCGACGCCACGCTGACGCTCACCGACGACGCCGCCGACGCCACGCTCCTCGCCGACTTCGACCGCCTCTACGAACTCCTCGGGAACCTCTTCCGGAACGCCGTCCAGCACGCCGGCTCCGACGTCACCGTCACCGTCGGGGCTCTCGACGACACCTCGCACGATGGAGCGTCGACCACGGGGTTCTACGTCGCCGACGACGGCCCCGGGCTCACCGAGGAGGTCCGCGCCCGCCTCTTCCAGCCGGGCGCGCGCGGCGGCCCGAACGCCGGCACCGGCTACGGGCTGAGCATCGTGGCCGCCATCGCGGACGCCCACGGCTGGACCGTCGACGCCACCGAGGGCGACGCCGGCGGCGCGCGCTTCGAGATTCGGGGCGTCGAACGCCCGCCCGAGAACACGGAGGCCCAGTAA
- a CDS encoding ribosome assembly factor SBDS, whose amino-acid sequence MISLDEAVTARLESHGERFEVLIDPDAALAMKRGEFDGELEDVIAARDVFENASRGDRPAEEDLEEVFGTTDPMEIIPEVVTRGEIQITAEQRQEMQEQKRKQLINTIARNAVNPQMDDAPHPPERIESALEQAGFTVDPMEPVEGQVDDALEALRPVIPIRFEEVTVAVSLPPEHAGSGQAQIRQFGELEREEWQADGSWVGVLTFPAGMRNELYDLVAELTSGEGETRVIKDKDELSTR is encoded by the coding sequence ATGATTTCGCTCGACGAAGCCGTCACAGCGCGGTTGGAGTCGCACGGTGAGCGCTTCGAAGTGCTCATCGACCCGGACGCGGCGCTGGCGATGAAGCGCGGCGAGTTCGACGGCGAACTGGAGGACGTCATCGCCGCGCGGGACGTCTTCGAGAACGCGTCCCGCGGGGACCGACCCGCGGAGGAGGACTTAGAGGAGGTGTTCGGGACGACCGACCCGATGGAGATCATCCCCGAAGTCGTGACGCGCGGGGAGATTCAGATCACGGCGGAGCAGCGCCAGGAGATGCAAGAGCAGAAGCGCAAACAGCTCATCAACACCATCGCGCGGAACGCGGTGAATCCGCAGATGGACGATGCGCCGCATCCGCCGGAACGCATCGAGTCCGCGCTCGAGCAGGCGGGATTCACCGTGGATCCGATGGAGCCGGTGGAGGGGCAGGTGGACGACGCGCTGGAGGCGCTCCGGCCCGTCATCCCGATTCGTTTCGAGGAGGTGACGGTCGCCGTGAGCCTCCCGCCCGAGCACGCGGGCTCCGGGCAGGCGCAGATCCGGCAGTTCGGCGAGCTCGAACGCGAAGAGTGGCAGGCCGACGGCTCCTGGGTCGGCGTCCTCACCTTCCCTGCGGGGATGCGGAACGAGCTTTACGACCTCGTCGCCGAACTCACCAGCGGCGAGGGAGAGACGCGCGTCATCAAGGATAAGGACGAGCTGTCGACGAGGTAG
- a CDS encoding FUN14 domain-containing protein: MAFDINLQQLGLQAGTGAVIGGIIGFAAKKVAKIIAVLVGIELAVFAFLESRGILTVKWDRLTAGLIDASQQAASGTPPSWLMSILSTISVSGGFSLGFLAGFKKG; encoded by the coding sequence ATGGCCTTCGACATCAACCTCCAGCAACTCGGCCTCCAGGCCGGCACGGGTGCCGTCATCGGCGGCATCATCGGCTTCGCCGCGAAGAAGGTCGCGAAGATCATCGCCGTGCTCGTCGGCATCGAACTCGCCGTCTTCGCCTTCCTCGAATCCCGCGGCATCCTCACCGTCAAATGGGACCGCCTCACCGCCGGCCTCATCGACGCCAGCCAGCAGGCCGCCTCCGGTACCCCGCCCTCCTGGCTCATGAGCATCCTCTCCACCATCTCCGTCTCCGGCGGCTTCAGCCTCGGCTTCCTCGCCGGCTTCAAGAAGGGATAA
- the psmA gene encoding archaeal proteasome endopeptidase complex subunit alpha yields MQGQSQQQAYDRGITIFSPDGRLYQVEYAREAVKRGSASIGVRAKDGVVLVVDKRIRSPLMEETSVEKIHKADDHIGIASAGHVADARQLIDFARRDSQVNRLRYGEPISVETLTKDVTDHIQQYTQVGGARPFGVALVIGGVDDGQPYLYETDPSGTPNEWKALAIGSGRDDVQAFLEDNYSEDLELDQAVGLALAGLGEVHEEGLTPSGVGVATVDAETESFIELTNDEIEEYLVEHDLQKDESDESAE; encoded by the coding sequence ATGCAGGGTCAATCCCAACAGCAGGCATACGACCGAGGAATCACGATCTTCTCCCCGGACGGCCGGCTCTACCAGGTCGAGTACGCACGTGAAGCCGTCAAACGCGGGAGCGCCAGCATCGGCGTTCGCGCGAAGGACGGCGTCGTGCTCGTCGTGGACAAGCGCATCCGGTCGCCGCTCATGGAGGAGACGAGCGTCGAGAAAATCCACAAAGCGGACGACCACATCGGCATCGCGTCCGCCGGGCACGTCGCCGACGCGCGCCAACTCATCGACTTCGCGCGCCGCGACAGTCAGGTGAACCGCCTCCGCTACGGCGAACCGATCTCCGTGGAGACGCTGACGAAGGACGTCACCGACCACATCCAGCAGTACACGCAGGTCGGCGGCGCGCGCCCGTTCGGCGTCGCGCTCGTCATCGGCGGCGTCGACGACGGCCAGCCCTACCTCTACGAGACGGACCCGTCCGGCACGCCGAACGAGTGGAAGGCGCTCGCCATCGGCAGCGGCCGCGACGACGTCCAGGCGTTCTTAGAGGACAACTACTCCGAGGACCTCGAACTCGACCAGGCGGTCGGGCTCGCGCTCGCCGGTCTCGGCGAAGTCCACGAGGAAGGCCTGACGCCGAGCGGCGTCGGCGTCGCGACCGTGGACGCGGAGACGGAGTCCTTCATCGAGCTCACGAACGACGAGATCGAGGAGTACCTCGTCGAGCACGACCTCCAGAAGGACGAATCCGACGAGTCCGCGGAGTAA
- a CDS encoding RNase P subunit p30 family protein, producing MYEAVYPYPVGDATVSRFAATLDRAGYDGMVARSVTSADDLVGAPDAPEDFDVVDAVEVVASDPSSAAGAVGSRRPETTLLILRGGTPELNRFAAEEPKVDVLSAPMEADGDVNHVVAKAAREHGVRVEFDLAPVLRKTGGPRIRALRGLRKLRELVEQYDTPYVVSARPRSHLHVRAPRELLALGEEIGFSREQIRRGLREWGVLAERNRDRLNDDYIAPGVRRGRYDPDDWD from the coding sequence ATGTACGAGGCCGTCTACCCGTATCCCGTCGGCGACGCGACGGTGTCGCGGTTCGCCGCGACCCTCGACCGCGCCGGGTACGACGGAATGGTCGCCCGGTCGGTCACGTCCGCGGACGACCTGGTCGGCGCGCCCGACGCTCCCGAGGACTTCGACGTGGTCGACGCCGTCGAGGTCGTCGCGTCCGACCCGTCCTCCGCCGCCGGCGCGGTCGGCTCCCGCCGCCCCGAAACCACACTCCTCATCCTCCGCGGCGGCACGCCCGAACTCAACCGGTTCGCCGCCGAAGAACCGAAAGTCGACGTCCTGAGCGCGCCGATGGAGGCCGACGGCGACGTGAACCACGTCGTCGCGAAAGCCGCCCGCGAGCACGGCGTCCGCGTCGAATTCGACCTCGCCCCCGTCCTCCGGAAGACCGGCGGCCCGCGCATCCGCGCGCTCCGCGGCCTCCGGAAACTCCGCGAACTCGTCGAGCAGTACGACACCCCCTACGTCGTCTCCGCCCGCCCCCGCTCACACCTCCACGTCCGCGCCCCCCGCGAACTCCTCGCGCTCGGCGAGGAGATCGGCTTCAGCCGCGAACAGATCCGCCGCGGCCTCCGCGAATGGGGCGTCCTCGCCGAACGCAACCGCGACCGCCTCAACGACGACTACATCGCCCCCGGCGTCCGACGCGGCAGATACGACCCCGACGACTGGGACTAG
- a CDS encoding ATPase domain-containing protein, translating to MERISTGVSGLDRILKGGLVPGRRYLLEGGPGTGKTVFGLKFLAAGVERGETALCVNFEESPDAIRANAAEIGLDLDGVDFLDLSPSPEEARNEEPYTVFAADEVEGPSITDRILDAVDDLEPDRIVIDPVTQLELLSPDEYQFRKQIRSLATYLESKGATVVFTSQPDDTGGQTLQYVTDGTILLERDRDVRYVRVPKFRGSGVLTGDHVFRITDDGLKVAPELMPEAYGQSFVAEPISSGIPEMDELLHGGLERGTTSVLSGPTGVGKTTTGTQFMKEAAGRGERSVVYLFEENEATFMERSEAVNIPVKEMRERGTLSVEVMEPLETTPQEFCEEVRREVEEEDARIVMIDGIKGYSVSARDGEESHMRRLHALCRYLKNMGVTVVLVDETASVTGEFRATDSSLSYIADNIIFLRHVELQGELRKVIGVLKKRTSGYERLLRELEITANGIKVGEPLTNLRGILTGTPELASNPDPEGRRPPWANANWEPPWLRDDRRPPWER from the coding sequence ATGGAGCGAATCAGCACCGGCGTTTCGGGGCTCGACCGTATCCTCAAGGGGGGTCTCGTCCCGGGCCGGCGCTACCTGCTAGAGGGGGGGCCGGGGACCGGGAAGACGGTGTTCGGCCTGAAGTTCCTCGCGGCGGGCGTCGAGCGGGGCGAGACGGCGCTGTGCGTGAACTTCGAGGAGTCGCCGGACGCCATCCGGGCGAACGCCGCGGAGATCGGCCTCGACCTCGACGGCGTCGACTTCCTCGACCTCAGTCCGAGCCCGGAGGAAGCGCGGAACGAGGAGCCCTACACGGTGTTCGCCGCGGACGAAGTCGAGGGGCCGTCGATAACCGACCGCATCCTCGACGCCGTCGACGACCTCGAACCGGACCGCATCGTCATCGACCCCGTCACCCAGCTCGAACTCCTGTCGCCGGACGAGTACCAGTTCAGGAAGCAGATTCGGTCGCTCGCCACCTACTTGGAGTCGAAGGGCGCGACGGTCGTGTTCACGAGCCAGCCGGACGACACGGGCGGGCAGACCCTCCAGTACGTCACTGACGGCACCATCCTCCTCGAACGCGACCGGGACGTGCGGTACGTCCGCGTGCCGAAGTTCCGCGGGTCGGGCGTTCTCACCGGCGACCACGTCTTCCGCATCACGGACGACGGGCTGAAAGTCGCCCCGGAGCTCATGCCGGAGGCGTACGGGCAGTCGTTCGTCGCGGAACCCATCTCCTCGGGGATTCCGGAGATGGACGAACTCCTGCACGGCGGCCTCGAACGCGGCACGACGTCCGTTCTCAGCGGGCCGACGGGCGTCGGGAAGACGACGACGGGCACGCAGTTCATGAAGGAGGCCGCGGGACGCGGCGAGCGCTCCGTCGTCTACCTCTTCGAGGAGAACGAGGCGACCTTTATGGAGCGCTCGGAGGCCGTCAACATTCCCGTCAAGGAGATGCGGGAACGCGGCACGCTCTCCGTCGAAGTCATGGAGCCCCTCGAAACGACGCCGCAGGAGTTCTGCGAGGAGGTCCGCCGCGAAGTCGAAGAAGAAGACGCGCGCATCGTGATGATCGACGGCATCAAGGGGTACAGCGTCTCGGCTCGCGACGGCGAAGAATCCCACATGCGGCGGCTACACGCCCTCTGTCGATACCTGAAGAACATGGGCGTCACCGTCGTCCTCGTCGACGAAACCGCGTCCGTGACGGGCGAGTTCCGCGCGACCGACTCCAGTCTGAGCTACATCGCGGACAACATCATCTTCCTCCGCCACGTCGAACTCCAGGGAGAGCTCCGGAAGGTCATCGGCGTGCTGAAGAAGCGGACGAGCGGCTACGAGCGCCTCCTCCGCGAACTCGAAATCACGGCGAACGGCATCAAGGTCGGCGAGCCGCTGACGAACCTCCGCGGCATCCTCACGGGCACGCCCGAACTCGCCTCGAACCCAGACCCCGAGGGGCGTCGGCCGCCGTGGGCGAACGCGAACTGGGAGCCGCCGTGGCTGCGCGACGACCGCCGGCCGCCCTGGGAGCGCTGA